From uncultured Roseateles sp., the proteins below share one genomic window:
- a CDS encoding DUF924 family protein — translation MQPHPALEIRHEAARGRFVAIVDGLECEAEYQLEGPRVVFTHTGVPPRLEGRGIAAALVRQALEWAKAEHLQVVPACSYVRVYLQRHPEYQDLTLAHDARLSTATANEAQQVLDFWFGAAGSAEAGQVRQVWFKKDPAFDAEIAERFGTLVRRGLHGELSDWALAPQTALAKIVLLDQFTRNIFRGSKQAFAGDAQALRTAAALVDASQDLALGTLQRWFVYMPFEHDEGLANQARSVALFERLAAADPRMSGALDYAKRHQEVIQRFGRFPHRNAMLGRDSTLAELAYLAEPGSGF, via the coding sequence ATGCAGCCGCACCCTGCCCTGGAGATCCGCCACGAGGCCGCACGCGGCCGTTTCGTCGCCATCGTCGATGGCCTGGAGTGCGAGGCCGAGTACCAGCTGGAGGGCCCGCGCGTGGTCTTCACCCACACAGGCGTGCCGCCGCGGCTGGAGGGCCGAGGCATTGCCGCCGCCCTGGTCCGGCAGGCGCTGGAATGGGCCAAGGCCGAGCACTTGCAGGTCGTGCCGGCCTGCAGCTATGTGCGCGTCTACCTGCAGCGCCACCCGGAGTATCAGGACCTGACCCTGGCGCATGACGCCCGCCTGTCCACCGCCACCGCAAACGAGGCGCAGCAGGTGCTGGACTTCTGGTTTGGCGCCGCCGGCAGCGCCGAAGCCGGCCAGGTTCGCCAAGTCTGGTTCAAGAAGGACCCCGCCTTCGACGCCGAGATTGCCGAACGCTTCGGCACGCTGGTGCGACGTGGCCTGCATGGCGAGCTCAGCGACTGGGCGCTGGCGCCGCAGACGGCGCTGGCCAAGATCGTGCTGCTGGATCAGTTCACCCGCAACATCTTCCGCGGCAGCAAGCAGGCCTTCGCCGGCGATGCCCAGGCACTGAGGACGGCCGCGGCCCTGGTCGATGCCAGTCAGGACCTCGCCCTCGGCACGCTGCAGCGCTGGTTTGTCTATATGCCCTTCGAGCATGACGAGGGCCTGGCCAACCAGGCCCGCTCGGTGGCCCTGTTCGAGCGGCTGGCTGCCGCCGACCCGCGGATGAGCGGCGCGCTGGACTATGCCAAGCGCCACCAGGAGGTGATACAGCGCTTCGGCCGCTTCCCGCACCGCAACGCGATGCTGGGCCGCGACTCGACGCTGGCGGAACTGGCCTATCTGGCGGAGCCGGGATCGGGGTTCTAG
- a CDS encoding ATP-binding protein — protein sequence MLQRLVPDTLARQLALAIGGLILLMLLTLAAIAYGSVGLLLSDALPGVMLRNVELRAASQGQLLAQAEGSVNRLHAEWQRRAAELDPVQTVQQFDRLFVRSADGVWRLRPELINTDTRPSFYLQHGVRGPSASARQRAVLSYELLREQGPALVPPYFSAYVDFVEKGLMVFSRGIDWGQGATPATDNFDYPTMKGSDPRANPGRQLFWTPVYFDAEAKAWMVSVIKPLDWQGSWVGTVGHDIAIDALLSGIGDALQPGASAMILNDAGDLIAHPHLRERIQQAQGQLSLGAVRDPLIGAIHQLTQRAAREGEHALTGASADGEQLLAVARIPGPGWWSVLVLPRALLKARLQPAIGVILAVGLLCLLITLLVLRRLIHRLVRRPLGRLTRVVDALRAGREVAPVALRGRGELVKLADTFDSMAGELAQQRRAQERHAAELEQQIAERRQAEAVVQALNHTLEARVAERTEALQRARDELVQKETLAGLGSLVAGISHELNTPIGNALMASGTMLAAMRELDASVQTGAVRRSEMHGQINRAMQAAELALGNLQRSAELVGDFKQVALDRSHLVKRRFRLRQVIEETLSLLRLSFRQEECRLEIDIPAELELDSYAGPLGQVLTNLVQNALLHGLDGRSDGCISIRVEGHDGQRVRLAVSDNGRGIAPEHQAKIFQPFFTTKLGQGGSGLGLHIVYTIVTGVLGGRIELRSQAGEGSCFVIELPVDGPVSVPAAATDS from the coding sequence TTGCTCCAACGCCTAGTTCCCGACACCCTGGCTCGCCAGCTGGCCCTGGCCATCGGCGGCCTGATCCTGCTGATGTTGCTGACCCTTGCGGCCATTGCCTATGGCTCGGTCGGCCTGCTGCTTTCGGACGCCTTGCCTGGTGTGATGCTGCGCAATGTCGAGTTGCGCGCGGCCAGCCAGGGCCAGTTGCTGGCGCAGGCCGAGGGCAGCGTGAATCGCCTGCATGCCGAGTGGCAGCGCCGTGCGGCCGAGCTGGACCCGGTGCAGACGGTGCAGCAATTCGACCGGCTGTTTGTCCGCTCTGCCGACGGCGTCTGGCGGCTGCGGCCCGAACTGATCAATACCGACACGCGGCCCAGCTTCTATCTGCAGCATGGCGTGCGGGGGCCCAGTGCCTCGGCGCGGCAACGCGCCGTGCTCAGCTACGAGCTGCTGCGAGAGCAGGGCCCGGCCCTGGTGCCGCCCTATTTCTCGGCCTATGTGGACTTCGTCGAGAAGGGCCTGATGGTGTTCTCCCGCGGCATCGATTGGGGCCAGGGTGCCACGCCGGCCACCGACAATTTCGACTACCCGACGATGAAGGGCTCGGACCCCCGCGCCAACCCCGGACGGCAGCTGTTCTGGACGCCGGTCTATTTCGATGCGGAAGCCAAGGCCTGGATGGTGTCGGTGATCAAACCGCTGGACTGGCAGGGCAGCTGGGTCGGCACGGTGGGGCATGACATTGCGATCGATGCCTTGCTGAGCGGCATAGGCGACGCGCTGCAGCCGGGCGCCAGCGCCATGATTCTGAACGACGCCGGCGACCTGATTGCCCATCCGCACTTGCGCGAGCGCATCCAGCAGGCGCAAGGCCAGCTGTCGCTGGGCGCCGTGCGTGACCCGCTGATCGGCGCCATCCATCAGCTCACGCAGCGCGCCGCCAGGGAAGGCGAACATGCACTGACCGGGGCCTCGGCCGATGGCGAGCAGCTGCTGGCGGTGGCGCGCATTCCGGGGCCGGGCTGGTGGTCGGTGCTGGTGCTGCCGCGCGCGCTGCTGAAGGCCAGGCTGCAGCCGGCGATCGGCGTGATACTGGCCGTCGGCCTGCTCTGCCTGCTGATCACCCTGCTGGTCTTGCGCCGCCTGATACATCGCCTGGTGCGTCGGCCGCTGGGCCGGCTGACGCGGGTGGTGGATGCCTTGCGTGCCGGGCGGGAGGTGGCGCCAGTTGCACTGCGGGGCCGAGGCGAGCTGGTCAAGCTGGCCGATACCTTCGACAGCATGGCCGGCGAGCTGGCGCAGCAGCGCCGCGCTCAGGAGCGCCACGCGGCCGAGCTGGAGCAGCAGATCGCCGAGCGGCGTCAGGCCGAGGCCGTGGTGCAGGCGCTCAACCACACGCTGGAGGCCCGCGTAGCCGAGCGCACCGAGGCCTTGCAACGCGCCCGCGACGAACTGGTGCAGAAAGAGACGCTGGCCGGCCTGGGCTCGCTGGTGGCCGGCATCTCGCACGAGCTGAATACGCCCATCGGCAATGCCTTGATGGCCTCGGGCACGATGCTGGCAGCGATGCGCGAACTGGATGCCTCGGTGCAAACCGGCGCGGTTCGGCGCAGCGAGATGCACGGGCAGATCAATCGCGCGATGCAGGCCGCCGAGTTGGCCCTGGGCAATCTGCAGCGCTCGGCCGAGCTGGTTGGCGACTTCAAGCAGGTGGCGCTGGATCGCTCGCACCTGGTCAAGCGCCGCTTCCGGCTCAGGCAGGTGATCGAGGAGACGCTGAGCCTGCTGCGCCTGTCGTTCAGGCAGGAAGAGTGCCGCTTGGAGATCGACATTCCGGCCGAGCTGGAACTGGACAGCTATGCCGGCCCGCTCGGCCAGGTGCTGACCAATCTGGTGCAGAACGCCTTGCTGCACGGGCTGGACGGCCGCAGCGACGGCTGCATCAGCATCCGCGTCGAAGGACACGACGGGCAGCGGGTGCGTCTGGCCGTCAGCGACAACGGCCGCGGCATCGCGCCAGAGCATCAAGCCAAGATCTTCCAGCCCTTCTTCACCACCAAGCTGGGCCAGGGTGGCAGCGGGCTGGGCCTGCACATCGTCTACACCATCGTCACCGGCGTGCTGGGCGGCCGCATCGAACTGCGCAGCCAGGCCGGTGAGGGCTCATGCTTTGTGATCGAGCTGCCGGTGGACGGGCCGGTCAGCGTCCCAGCTGCTGCCACAGATAGCTGA
- a CDS encoding prolyl oligopeptidase family serine peptidase: MAQNSAAPADPFQWLEEVQGERALSWVRERNAGTQKVLQARAEYAPVRADILSVLNAKDRIPGIVRRGDWLYNFWQDASNKRGLLRRTSLAEYRKAAPVWETVLDLDALATKEGENWVWGGSVCLSPEYRRCLLMMSRGGADAKVVREFDLIDKRFIADGFNLPEAKLQVDWIDADNLYVATDFGPGSMTDSGYARIIKRWKRGTPLSSATQVFEGVAKDVAVQVSVDREPGFERTVFIRALDFYNSKQFLLNADGKQIELDLPSDANATFWRDKLLIELKSDWKLPGQTHASGSLLLADAAAYLKGERKFQALFTPTASRSLDGFTHTRSHLLLTINEHVTSKLEEWKFDGAKLSHRVVNAPSPGHLSVTSLHDPMLAKDAMGDGYLINYADFLTPDSLFLGQAGSDTRELLKARPAQFNADGMKAEQLFATSKDGTQVPYFVIWPKGAKADGANPTLLYGYGGFQVSLQPWYSGGFGKAWYSRGGVLVVANLRGGGEYGPNWHQAAIKANKQKSYDDYIAVAEDLIKRKITVPRHLGIMGGSNGGLLVGATFVQRPDLFNAVVCQVPLLDMRRYHTLLAGASWMAEYGNPDDAAEWAFISKYSPYQNVKAGVKYPKVLFTTSTRDDRVHPGHARKMAAKMIEQGHELLYYENIEGGHGGAADNEQRATLQALEFSYLWQQLGR, encoded by the coding sequence ATGGCACAGAACTCCGCCGCACCCGCCGATCCGTTTCAATGGCTTGAAGAGGTTCAGGGCGAACGCGCACTGAGCTGGGTCCGCGAACGCAATGCCGGCACGCAAAAAGTGCTGCAGGCCCGCGCCGAGTACGCACCGGTACGCGCCGACATCCTGTCGGTGCTGAATGCCAAGGACCGCATCCCCGGCATCGTGCGGCGAGGCGACTGGCTCTACAACTTCTGGCAGGACGCCAGCAACAAGCGCGGCCTGCTGCGCCGCACCTCGCTGGCCGAATACCGCAAGGCCGCACCCGTCTGGGAAACCGTGCTGGACCTGGACGCGCTGGCCACCAAGGAAGGCGAAAACTGGGTCTGGGGCGGCTCGGTCTGCTTGAGCCCGGAATATCGGCGCTGCCTCTTGATGATGTCCCGCGGCGGCGCCGACGCCAAGGTGGTGCGCGAGTTCGATCTGATCGACAAGCGCTTCATCGCCGATGGCTTCAACCTGCCCGAGGCCAAGCTGCAGGTCGACTGGATAGACGCCGACAACCTCTACGTTGCCACCGACTTCGGCCCCGGCTCTATGACGGACTCGGGCTATGCCCGCATCATCAAGCGCTGGAAGCGCGGTACACCGCTGTCCAGCGCGACACAGGTGTTCGAGGGCGTGGCCAAGGATGTGGCGGTACAGGTCAGCGTCGATCGCGAGCCCGGCTTCGAGCGCACCGTGTTCATCCGCGCGCTGGACTTCTACAACAGCAAGCAGTTCCTGCTGAATGCCGACGGCAAGCAGATCGAGCTGGACCTGCCCAGCGACGCGAATGCCACCTTCTGGCGCGACAAGCTCTTGATCGAGCTGAAGAGCGACTGGAAGCTGCCCGGCCAGACCCATGCCAGCGGCTCGCTGCTGCTGGCCGATGCTGCCGCCTACCTGAAGGGCGAGCGCAAGTTCCAGGCCCTGTTCACGCCCACCGCCAGCCGTTCGCTGGATGGCTTCACGCACACGCGCAGCCATCTGCTGCTGACCATCAACGAGCATGTGACCAGCAAGCTCGAGGAGTGGAAGTTCGATGGCGCCAAGCTCAGCCACCGCGTCGTCAATGCGCCCTCGCCCGGCCATCTGAGCGTCACCAGCCTGCATGACCCGATGCTGGCCAAGGACGCGATGGGCGACGGCTATCTGATCAACTACGCCGACTTCCTGACTCCGGACAGCCTGTTCCTGGGCCAGGCCGGCAGCGACACGCGCGAGTTGCTGAAGGCCCGCCCGGCCCAGTTCAATGCCGATGGCATGAAGGCCGAGCAGCTGTTCGCCACCAGCAAGGACGGCACGCAGGTGCCCTACTTCGTGATCTGGCCCAAGGGAGCCAAGGCCGACGGCGCCAACCCGACCCTGCTCTACGGTTACGGTGGCTTCCAGGTCTCACTGCAGCCCTGGTATTCGGGCGGCTTCGGCAAGGCCTGGTACAGCCGCGGCGGCGTGCTGGTGGTGGCCAATCTGCGCGGCGGTGGCGAGTACGGCCCGAACTGGCACCAGGCAGCGATCAAGGCCAACAAGCAGAAGAGCTATGACGACTACATCGCCGTGGCCGAGGACCTGATCAAGCGCAAGATCACCGTGCCCCGGCATCTGGGCATCATGGGCGGCAGCAACGGCGGCCTGCTGGTCGGCGCGACCTTTGTGCAGCGCCCGGACCTGTTCAACGCCGTGGTCTGCCAGGTGCCGCTGCTGGACATGCGCCGCTACCACACGCTGCTGGCCGGCGCCTCCTGGATGGCCGAGTACGGCAACCCCGATGACGCGGCCGAATGGGCCTTCATCTCCAAGTACAGCCCCTACCAGAACGTCAAGGCCGGGGTGAAATACCCCAAGGTGCTGTTCACGACGTCGACCCGCGATGACCGTGTACACCCGGGCCATGCCCGCAAGATGGCGGCCAAGATGATCGAACAAGGCCACGAACTGCTGTACTACGAGAACATCGAAGGCGGCCATGGCGGCGCCGCCGACAACGAACAGCGCGCCACCCTGCAGGCACTTGAGTTCAGCTATCTGTGGCAGCAGCTGGGACGCTGA
- a CDS encoding DUF6172 family protein → MKKTFQLQVEGKHPERLLEAIKHEIRKYIARERRRALPAGVDYWDFDCRFGASEEAAEVVHLEAITERINAVVQAAGTQFYVEILAKHGIRKPRPAGQAEPDEQE, encoded by the coding sequence ATGAAGAAGACATTCCAACTCCAGGTCGAAGGCAAGCACCCCGAGCGCCTGCTCGAAGCCATCAAGCACGAGATCCGCAAATACATCGCCCGCGAGCGCCGCCGTGCGCTGCCGGCAGGCGTCGATTACTGGGATTTCGATTGCCGGTTCGGCGCCAGCGAAGAAGCAGCCGAGGTCGTGCACCTGGAAGCCATCACCGAGCGCATCAACGCCGTGGTGCAGGCCGCCGGTACCCAGTTCTATGTCGAGATCCTGGCCAAGCATGGCATTCGCAAGCCACGGCCTGCTGGCCAGGCCGAGCCCGACGAGCAGGAATAA
- a CDS encoding YaeQ family protein — protein MALKATIFKANLQLSDMDRGVYGEHALTIARHPSENDERMMLRVLAFALNVPADDHKGKLEFAKSLWDTDEPDLWQLDLTGQLLHWIDVGQPDDRRLMKAHGRADRVSVYSANSSTPIWWSGIENKLTRAPRLAVWQIDAEQSQALAALAERSMQLQVSVQDGTVYLSTEKGSVEITPKALKLPS, from the coding sequence ATGGCACTCAAGGCCACCATTTTCAAAGCCAATCTGCAGCTGTCCGATATGGACCGAGGCGTCTACGGCGAGCATGCGCTGACGATTGCCCGCCACCCATCCGAGAACGATGAACGGATGATGCTGCGCGTGCTGGCCTTCGCGCTGAACGTGCCGGCCGATGACCACAAGGGCAAGCTGGAGTTCGCCAAAAGCCTGTGGGACACCGACGAACCCGACCTCTGGCAGCTGGACCTGACCGGCCAGTTGCTGCACTGGATAGACGTCGGCCAGCCCGACGACCGCCGGCTGATGAAGGCCCATGGCCGGGCCGATCGCGTCAGCGTCTACAGCGCCAACAGCAGCACGCCGATCTGGTGGAGCGGCATCGAGAACAAGCTGACCCGGGCACCGCGCCTGGCCGTCTGGCAGATCGATGCCGAGCAAAGCCAGGCCCTGGCCGCGCTGGCCGAACGCAGCATGCAGTTGCAGGTCAGCGTGCAGGACGGCACGGTCTATCTGTCCACCGAAAAGGGCAGTGTGGAGATCACGCCGAAGGCGTTGAAGCTTCCGAGCTAA